In Belonocnema kinseyi isolate 2016_QV_RU_SX_M_011 chromosome 4, B_treatae_v1, whole genome shotgun sequence, a single window of DNA contains:
- the LOC117170911 gene encoding uncharacterized protein LOC117170911 has translation MTASGTSSQLSEHFINIKLSTLNLPSSSGSYEKWPEFSDGFKSPVHNDKKFTDSQRLAYLRSCLSKKVSDRIKSLEKTDANNQVAWRILEKGYDDPRTVINNYIKSFFKLSICENASATSIEDLLNNITKRSRVLEALNIGNK, from the coding sequence ATGACGGCTTCAGGCACATCTTCGCAATTAAGCGAGcatttcattaatattaaattatctaCGCTGAATTTGCCGTCTTCCAGTGGGTCATACGAAAAATGGCCAGAGTTTAGTGATGGATTCAAATCTCCCGTTCACAATGACAAGAAATTCACAGATTCTCAAAGACTCGCATACTTGCGTTCATGTCTTAGTAAAAAGGTATCTGATAGAATAAAGTCTCTCGAAAAAACCGACGCGAATAATCAGGTAGCATGGAGGATTCTGGAAAAAGGTTACGACGATCCTAGAACAGTCattaacaattacattaaatcattttttaagttatctATTTGTGAGAATGCTTCTGCCACTTCTATCGAAGATTTATTAAATAACATAACGAAACGTTCTCGAGTGTTAGAGGCTCTAAATATAGGAAACAAATGA